The Candidatus Nomurabacteria bacterium DNA segment CATATTAAAGCACGACATTATGCTTACTGAAAAAGGGCCATATATTATTGAGTCTACACCACGTTTATCTGGTGGATGGGATTCTAGTGGCTCGACTCTAATGCGCGGTGCAGACTTTATTGATGGTGCAATAGAGATGGCACTAGGTGGTCAGCTGACAGCAGAAATCTTCTACAAATATTTCGTGTACAAGTACCCACAGACATATGTGGCGATGCTTTCTGAAATACCCAAAGACCCAAAAGATTGTATTGGTAGACGTTTTGCTTTTGATGGTGGTCTCGATCCAGATGAAGCAGTGGCGAAAGCATATGAAAAAATAAAAAAAGGAGAATTTATTACATGATGAATTTTATGAAATGTGTTTGGTGTGGTAAAACTGGAAAAAAGAACTATCACGCACGTGTCCGGTGGAAAGACCTTGATTCTAAATGGTATCGGTGTTCCAGTTGCAGTAGTTTAATGATTTTACCACTCCCGTCCAAGAAGTTAATAAAAAAAGTTTACGAGAACGACTATTTGTGTAAAAAATTACAACCACACATTGGCGTAGATAGCAGGGTTAGATATTCGAAAGAATATCGTCCTACGGTTTTTGCTGAGTATGCCATGTCTCTCGAGGATTTAGGGGTCAAACCCTCAGAGGTAAAATCAATATTAGATTTTGGGTGTGCTGATGGTATTTTTCTTGAATTTTGTGAGAAATACTTTAGCCCAAAAACCGTGCTTTATGGCGCAGATATCTCGAAAGACATGCTCGAACAGGCAAAAAGAAAGGCTTGGAATGTGGTGCATATCGATGATATTAAAAAACTTAAAAAGAAATTTGATCTCATTACTCTTTGGGATGTTATAGAGCACGTCGAGGCCCCCGCTGTGGTAATATCTAGCCTGAAGAAGTTTCTTAACCCCAAGGGGAAAATCTTATTAGAAACACCACGTTTCGGTGTTTTGGCTGAGTTTTCAGGGGAAAATTGGCCGCATCTTTTACCCGTTCAACACCTGAGTGTCGCATCGAAAGAGGGTATGCAAAAACTTGCTCGGAGAACCGGTTTTAAAATAGATAGACATTGTAGCTTTGGCGCAAATGCGCCAAGTGCCGTCATACCCCAACCATACAAAAAAATCTTTGATCAGATGGCCAAAAAACTAGATTTTGGAGATGTGCAAATTTTAACACTAAAACTGGAGAAATAATTATGAGTTTTTACAAACCAGGAAACCAAGAGCTTTCTCTCCTAGATTTTGAGTTGTTACAGTTGACGAAGGGGGAGAGTTTAGAGTGGGTGTCGAATGATTTTGAGGTTGTTGCTGTCATAATTGAGGGTGAGTGTTCCGTCTCGTCGGAGATGCAGACCTGGAAGTTATCTCGGCAAACGGTGTTTAAGGATGCGGCTTCTGCTGTTTTTGCTTCACCCGGAGTTAAACTATCCATTATTGCTAACGAGAAAACTACTCTTGCGATGTGTAAGGCGCGCGCAGAGAAAAGATTTCAGACAACTTTTATTCCACCAGAGAATGTTAATAGCGAATGGCGAGGTAGGGAAGGTTACAGAAGAAGAGTCTCGAATATTTTAAATACGGAGACGCAAACACAAAGGATTGCGGTGGGTGAGACGATCAATGAGCCTGGACAGTGGTCATCTTTTCCCTCACATAAGCACGATACTTACGAAAAGAGTGGAGACAGGACGGTGGAGGTTCCACTTGAAGAAATTTATTATTTTAGGTTGGAACCAAAAACTGGTTTTGGTCTCCAGCGTCTATATACCAAGGACGGTTCCTTTGACGAGGCACGCGTGATAAAAGATGGCGATGTAGTTCAAATTCCCAAGGGCTACCACCCGGTCGCTAGCATTCCTGGCCATAGCTTATATTATCTTTGGATGCTTGGAGGAGAAAATAGAGTCTATATATGGAACACTGATCCAGGATTACGTTGGTTGGAAAGAAATGGTAATTAAAGTTCAGCGTGCTAGTATTTAATCTTATTAATGCGTAATTAATGACCACATGGCGTATTCTTGGGTGAATGAAATAAGGTTAGATAATCTTTGTGCCAGCGGTAACGACGAAGTGCTGGTATTTGAGTCATTGGGAGAATGTGCCAAGGTGTATCTTAAGGGCAACACGATTGAACGGGTTGTTTTTACTCTAGGTGGTGAGGCGCCAGTTACCATTGAGTCTGATAGTGCGCAAGCGATAGTGGTGGGAAATGGCAATACACAGCGGGATGTTTTTCACTACATAAGACCTGGTGGCCCAGCTCCCACACTACGTCTTGGTATCACGGTTCATCGTGGAGAAGGTTCGTGGTCTAGTCTGCCACATAATTTTGAACTAAACACGGAGTCTGGATTTGAGGAGGTTTTCTTTTACCTTCTCGAAAACTCAAGTAGACGTGGCATTCAGGTCGGAAAGGGTGTCTGGTTTGATAACACTCCCGTGGATACGGTTTGGCCAATTAAGGATCGCGCATTTGGCACTGTGCCCATGGGATATCATCCGGTTGTTGGTGAGCCGGGTGTTAAGGTTTCGTATGTTTGGGCCTATCTTGCAAAGAAGAAGGAATGGGAAAAGGTAAGACAATAGAACTAAGATAAAATATGAAAATAAAAAAAACAGCTGTTGTGGTTGGTGCTACTGGAAACATTGGCACGGCGCTCGTTCAGGCACTTTCAGAAGATGGTTATTTTGTCGATCCAACTTGGCTCGGGGCCGACCGTCCAGATGTTCGGAATTCGTCGTCATATGATCATTTGCCACCCAAGATTGATCTCGCGGTTTATCTCGCGGGAATAACTCATAACGATGTTGCGGATGAACTGGACGAAGAAAAATGGGATGAAGTCCTAGACATAAATCTCAAAGGAGCTTTTCTTTTCGCCAAGGCTGCCTTTCCCTCAATGAAAGAGGCGGGGCAGGCGACGTTTGTTGCAATGTCATCGATAAATGCAACTCATCCCTATCCGCGTCGTGTTGCTTATTCGGCATCAAAAGCTGGTATTGAGGGACTGATCCGTCAACTGGCGATAGAGTGGGGAAAATATAATATAGCATCTCATGCTATCCGACTCGGACATCTTTCTGGGGTCATGAAGTCTTCGGTTATGAATATGGCTGTTCTTGACGCGGTTAAAGCAAAAATTCCCTCTGGCCGATTGATTCCACCCAAGGCGGTTGCCGACTACATCGTTTGGTTGGGGAAGGGAAACGCACAATATG contains these protein-coding regions:
- a CDS encoding 5-deoxy-glucuronate isomerase — encoded protein: MNEIRLDNLCASGNDEVLVFESLGECAKVYLKGNTIERVVFTLGGEAPVTIESDSAQAIVVGNGNTQRDVFHYIRPGGPAPTLRLGITVHRGEGSWSSLPHNFELNTESGFEEVFFYLLENSSRRGIQVGKGVWFDNTPVDTVWPIKDRAFGTVPMGYHPVVGEPGVKVSYVWAYLAKKKEWEKVRQ
- the iolB gene encoding 5-deoxy-glucuronate isomerase: MSFYKPGNQELSLLDFELLQLTKGESLEWVSNDFEVVAVIIEGECSVSSEMQTWKLSRQTVFKDAASAVFASPGVKLSIIANEKTTLAMCKARAEKRFQTTFIPPENVNSEWRGREGYRRRVSNILNTETQTQRIAVGETINEPGQWSSFPSHKHDTYEKSGDRTVEVPLEEIYYFRLEPKTGFGLQRLYTKDGSFDEARVIKDGDVVQIPKGYHPVASIPGHSLYYLWMLGGENRVYIWNTDPGLRWLERNGN
- a CDS encoding SDR family oxidoreductase; amino-acid sequence: MKIKKTAVVVGATGNIGTALVQALSEDGYFVDPTWLGADRPDVRNSSSYDHLPPKIDLAVYLAGITHNDVADELDEEKWDEVLDINLKGAFLFAKAAFPSMKEAGQATFVAMSSINATHPYPRRVAYSASKAGIEGLIRQLAIEWGKYNIASHAIRLGHLSGVMKSSVMNMAVLDAVKAKIPSGRLIPPKAVADYIVWLGKGNAQYVSGGVIDFDPAYMINRNPLI
- a CDS encoding class I SAM-dependent methyltransferase, with the protein product MILPLPSKKLIKKVYENDYLCKKLQPHIGVDSRVRYSKEYRPTVFAEYAMSLEDLGVKPSEVKSILDFGCADGIFLEFCEKYFSPKTVLYGADISKDMLEQAKRKAWNVVHIDDIKKLKKKFDLITLWDVIEHVEAPAVVISSLKKFLNPKGKILLETPRFGVLAEFSGENWPHLLPVQHLSVASKEGMQKLARRTGFKIDRHCSFGANAPSAVIPQPYKKIFDQMAKKLDFGDVQILTLKLEK